The following coding sequences are from one Nicotiana tabacum cultivar K326 chromosome 1, ASM71507v2, whole genome shotgun sequence window:
- the LOC142164649 gene encoding uncharacterized protein LOC142164649: MAPYGALYSRRCRSPIGWFKAGETNLLGSDLVQEAMEKVQLIRQRLLVAKSIQKFYADKRKRDLVFTIGDKVFLQVSPMKVFHVSMLRKCISNSSQVIEAPAIPLDEK, from the exons atggcaccgtatggAGCATTGTATAGTAgaagatgtcgttctcctatcggatggtttAAAGCTGGTGAGACTAACTTATTGGGATCTGACCTAGTACAAGAAGCTATGGAGAAGGTCCAGTTGATTAGACAGAGATTGCTTGTAGCTAAAAGTATACAAAAGTTTTATGCTgataagagaaaaagagattTAGTGTTCACAATTGGGGACAAAGTGTTCCTACAAGTCtcccctatgaaag TGTTTCACGTCTCAATGCTAAGAAAATGTATATCAAACTCATCTCAGGTGATTGAAGCACCTGCTATACCGCTTGATGAGAAGTAG